In the genome of Leptospira sanjuanensis, one region contains:
- a CDS encoding protein meaA: protein MENKDHILYDKAGKPSKEPAWIFRTYAGHTNARESNELFRKNLSKGQTGLSIAFDLATQCGYSSDHAIARPEIGKVGVPINTLEDFRILFNQIPIEEMNTSMTINGTSMYLLSLYVALAQERGVDIGLLQGTTQNDIIKEYLARGTYIFPPAQSIRVIVDMYEYCLKNIPKWNPSNICSYHLQEAGATPVQELAFALATAMAILDAIKERNCFTPDEFEQCVGRISFFVNAGIRFVEEMCKMRAFTDMWDEITRDRYGVKQEKYRRFRYGVQVNSLGLTEEQPENNAWRILIEALGVTMSRDARCRALQLPAWNEALSLPRPWDQQWSLRLQQVLAYETDLLEYPDLFEGSKVVESKVKELKEEAYKEIQKILDMGGAIKAIENGYMKSQLVKSQAERLAKINNNELIIVGKNKWTEGTPSPLMTDQDGGVFKVDPKSAEETLEVLAKVKGARDANKVKAALETLEADAKAGKNLMYASIECAKAGISTGEWADVLRSVFGEYRPATGVEGQKLNLETEKVVRVRGKVEAFLKASGSRPKIVVGKPGLDGHSNGAEMIAVSAKHAGFDVIYSGIRLTPEEIVQTAVEENADVIGVSILSGSHLELAEQIFSELKHYKADIPVVFGGIIPPSDFDALTKLGVKAIFTPKDYDLMDVIERIIDIISKIVKAA, encoded by the coding sequence ATGGAAAACAAAGATCACATCCTTTACGACAAAGCGGGAAAACCGTCCAAAGAACCGGCCTGGATCTTCAGAACCTACGCGGGACACACAAACGCGAGAGAATCCAACGAACTTTTTAGAAAAAACCTCTCCAAAGGCCAAACCGGTCTTTCCATCGCCTTCGACCTCGCGACCCAGTGCGGTTACAGCTCCGATCACGCGATCGCAAGACCCGAAATCGGGAAAGTGGGAGTTCCGATCAACACCTTGGAGGATTTTAGAATTCTCTTTAACCAGATTCCCATCGAGGAAATGAACACTTCGATGACGATCAACGGGACTTCGATGTATCTTTTGTCCCTTTACGTCGCCCTCGCCCAGGAACGAGGCGTGGACATCGGACTTCTCCAGGGAACCACACAAAACGACATCATCAAAGAATATCTCGCCCGAGGAACGTACATCTTTCCTCCGGCTCAGTCAATCCGAGTCATCGTGGACATGTACGAATACTGTCTGAAGAATATTCCGAAATGGAACCCGTCTAACATCTGTTCGTATCACTTGCAGGAAGCGGGAGCGACCCCGGTTCAGGAACTCGCGTTCGCGCTCGCAACTGCAATGGCGATCCTCGACGCGATCAAGGAAAGAAACTGTTTTACGCCGGACGAGTTCGAGCAGTGTGTGGGGAGAATTTCGTTCTTCGTAAACGCGGGAATCCGTTTTGTGGAAGAGATGTGCAAGATGCGCGCCTTCACCGATATGTGGGACGAGATCACGAGAGATCGTTACGGAGTGAAACAGGAAAAATACCGCCGTTTCCGTTACGGGGTTCAGGTGAACTCGCTCGGTCTTACCGAAGAACAGCCCGAAAACAACGCGTGGAGAATTCTCATCGAAGCGTTAGGCGTCACCATGAGCCGCGACGCTCGTTGCAGAGCGCTTCAGCTTCCCGCTTGGAACGAAGCCCTTTCCCTTCCAAGACCTTGGGATCAACAGTGGTCTTTGCGATTGCAGCAGGTTCTTGCGTATGAAACGGATCTTCTCGAGTATCCGGATCTATTCGAAGGTTCTAAAGTAGTCGAAAGCAAAGTAAAAGAACTCAAGGAAGAAGCTTACAAAGAGATTCAGAAGATTCTCGATATGGGCGGAGCGATCAAAGCGATCGAGAACGGTTATATGAAATCCCAGCTTGTCAAGTCGCAAGCGGAACGTCTCGCAAAGATCAACAATAACGAACTCATCATCGTCGGTAAGAACAAATGGACCGAGGGAACCCCTTCTCCATTGATGACCGATCAGGACGGAGGCGTTTTCAAAGTGGATCCTAAGTCCGCGGAAGAAACTCTCGAAGTTCTCGCAAAAGTAAAAGGCGCAAGAGACGCGAATAAGGTTAAGGCCGCGCTGGAAACTCTCGAAGCCGACGCAAAAGCGGGTAAGAATCTGATGTACGCATCCATCGAGTGTGCGAAAGCCGGAATCTCCACGGGAGAATGGGCGGACGTTCTTCGATCCGTCTTCGGAGAATACAGACCTGCGACCGGAGTCGAAGGACAAAAACTCAATCTGGAAACCGAAAAAGTCGTTCGCGTTCGCGGGAAGGTAGAAGCCTTCCTAAAAGCGAGCGGCTCCAGACCGAAGATCGTGGTCGGCAAACCCGGGTTAGACGGACATTCCAACGGAGCGGAGATGATCGCCGTGTCCGCGAAACACGCGGGATTCGACGTGATCTATTCGGGAATTCGCTTAACACCGGAAGAAATCGTTCAAACCGCGGTGGAAGAAAACGCGGACGTGATCGGAGTTTCCATTCTTTCCGGTTCGCATTTGGAACTCGCGGAACAGATCTTCTCGGAATTGAAACACTACAAAGCCGATATCCCTGTCGTATTCGGTGGAATCATTCCTCCTTCGGACTTTGACGCTTTGACGAAACTCGGAGTGAAGGCGATCTTCACGCCGAAGGATTACGATCTGATGGACGTGATTGAAAGAATCATCGACATCATTTCCAAAATCGTAAAAGCCGCCTAA
- a CDS encoding class I SAM-dependent methyltransferase, which translates to MNLSRSSKNETSSEDEELTLGANGLPFEKAYWRDIYGSGTDVDATFNAKEHARYAKSILNLMEINVNSIADFGFGKGILLKEMVRIFKPGRVLAIDPSEQMLDELLAQKWIRAWNMSVLNTTVQELDLSYFVHLPFDLGICNSVVQYIQGDLRPVFEKLHKIVKYLYFSVPTKDDYIRMKKDIYFEDPYAYVRTKKQYLKMIDPYFRRVSFNLLESRLVSDSRFTDELFKDE; encoded by the coding sequence TTGAATTTATCCCGTTCGAGTAAGAACGAAACTTCTTCCGAGGACGAGGAATTGACGTTAGGCGCAAACGGTCTTCCTTTTGAAAAAGCGTATTGGAGGGATATCTACGGTTCCGGAACGGACGTGGACGCAACCTTTAACGCGAAAGAGCACGCACGTTATGCGAAATCGATTTTGAATCTGATGGAAATCAACGTGAATTCGATCGCCGATTTCGGTTTCGGCAAGGGAATCCTTTTAAAGGAGATGGTCAGGATTTTCAAACCAGGACGCGTCTTAGCCATCGATCCTTCCGAACAAATGCTCGACGAACTGCTCGCTCAAAAATGGATTCGCGCTTGGAATATGTCCGTACTGAACACGACCGTTCAGGAATTGGATCTTTCATACTTCGTACATCTTCCTTTTGATTTAGGAATTTGTAATTCGGTCGTTCAATACATTCAAGGGGATCTGCGACCCGTTTTCGAAAAACTTCATAAAATCGTAAAATACTTATATTTTTCCGTTCCAACGAAAGACGATTATATCCGCATGAAGAAGGATATCTACTTTGAGGATCCTTACGCCTACGTGAGAACGAAAAAACAATATCTGAAAATGATCGATCCCTATTTTCGAAGAGTGAGCTTTAATCTTTTGGAAAGCAGATTGGTAAGCGATTCAAGATTTACGGATGAATTGTTTAAGGATGAGTGA
- a CDS encoding transposase: MPHQAPFLPASSVLQSFKSGSRRTLKSLKNSPSHYSIEPDSSPFNIPFYTNITKKVLNEFYPKHCPNCNDQFLTKEISTRPDVIRCEVCRYQCSRLSYTPLNHFKLPLWMFGFVFYESLIQYPKVLTSTEIARKLKISYKAASLLKRRFQLLCSDLLPIYKELTFKALEERFRDFRLDPNSDASLTRKMAQKPYVCADSAVLYSASQRANKGRARYKKTGLTASIYLSEKLGGKQVGTLFHSIAIKSGPAFFTSISNTKADTIGPLLVEQLPYSTPLFTDEGYPWLFGVFKNHRSVNHNAKSKDARYKLAKNRWCRDGVHNQVAEGNHRLVKAAFSAYGYIRPEFSQLYFDEFSFLKNANILGLDSLGSRRSEEILKNSNSSTPVRNGSKGFLNSLILKQFIRKS; the protein is encoded by the coding sequence ATTCCTCACCAAGCTCCCTTTCTTCCAGCATCTTCAGTCCTGCAATCTTTCAAGTCAGGGAGTAGACGAACTCTAAAATCTCTTAAGAATTCCCCTTCCCACTACTCCATCGAACCCGATTCAAGTCCATTCAACATCCCTTTCTATACCAACATCACCAAAAAAGTCCTTAACGAATTCTATCCAAAGCACTGCCCTAACTGCAATGACCAATTCTTAACGAAAGAAATCTCTACAAGACCAGATGTGATTCGATGCGAAGTCTGTAGATATCAATGTTCAAGACTCAGCTATACTCCTTTAAATCACTTTAAGTTACCGCTGTGGATGTTTGGATTCGTATTCTATGAATCATTGATACAGTATCCTAAAGTCCTGACATCAACTGAAATCGCGCGAAAACTCAAAATCAGTTACAAAGCAGCATCATTGTTAAAGAGAAGATTCCAATTACTCTGTTCTGATCTATTACCAATCTACAAAGAACTTACCTTCAAGGCTTTAGAAGAACGGTTCAGAGACTTTAGATTAGATCCGAACTCAGATGCTTCTCTTACTCGTAAAATGGCTCAGAAACCCTATGTATGCGCTGATTCAGCGGTTTTGTACAGTGCGAGTCAAAGAGCGAATAAAGGAAGAGCAAGATACAAGAAGACGGGTTTAACTGCCTCGATTTACCTTTCAGAGAAGTTAGGAGGGAAACAAGTTGGAACGCTATTTCATTCCATTGCGATCAAGAGCGGACCTGCATTCTTCACTTCTATCTCAAATACGAAAGCCGATACCATCGGACCTCTACTTGTAGAACAGCTTCCATACTCTACTCCGCTCTTTACCGATGAAGGTTATCCTTGGCTCTTCGGAGTCTTCAAAAATCACAGGTCAGTGAATCACAACGCTAAGTCGAAAGATGCTCGATACAAGTTAGCGAAGAATCGTTGGTGCAGGGATGGAGTTCACAATCAAGTCGCTGAAGGAAATCATCGATTGGTTAAAGCCGCTTTCTCCGCTTACGGATACATTCGACCTGAATTCAGTCAGTTGTATTTTGATGAGTTCAGTTTCTTGAAGAATGCGAACATTCTTGGCCTGGATTCTCTCGGGAGTAGACGATCGGAAGAAATTCTTAAGAATTCCAATTCCTCTACTCCTGTGAGGAATGGTTCGAAGGGATTCCTGAATTCACTCATCCTTAAACAATTCATCCGTAAATCTTGA